A stretch of DNA from Polyodon spathula isolate WHYD16114869_AA chromosome 20, ASM1765450v1, whole genome shotgun sequence:
agttaaaacagattaaacaacaaagaaaacaagaatacatgttttaattgttgcCAAATGCCTATATGCACTATCCTCAATGCTACAATTATGGTCCCTTAAGAACACTTAGTCCTTGCCATTTAAACCTGCTTTGTTCAGCATGTACAGTATTACCTTTCATGACAGTGCAAATCCAGGTATTACAGAACTTTTCCACAGAGCAAACTTCTTGACTAAAAAATGATAATTAAATTGTGGTTTCCGTCAAAGAAGATTAAAACAAACgtaataaaatctttgaaatctAGTCTTCAACTGCCATCTCCAGTCCACACTTCCCCAGTAGGATGTGTGGATAAATGGACACAATTTTGTGAACATTACTACAGAAATGGTGATTGATGAATACTAGATAAATACAAGCTATGAAAACACTTAATTACCTTAATTGGGGGACAAAATGCCTACCTGCTAGAAATTACGTTCTTTTGCAATTCTTGCCTGTCAAATGTTGCCAGTGCGCACATTCCCCCATAAACTGCTACATTACTAGGCGAGAGAAGCTGAAAAGGTAGAATGGTTATATTCAAATTATTTCAAAGCAAGCCATtaagacttttttaaaatatttagtggCATAAGTTTTAAAAATTTATTTCCACAAGCTGCATTATTGATAATTGTATCAAActtgtttgtgtaaaaaaaaaacaacgatagCTAAATTAAGAAATCAAGATTTTTAACCCAAACAGAACAGCACTGTTAAGCTTCAAATCGTTTTGCAAAACTTCTTGTGTGCAAGTAAAATGAAGCTCAGCTGCAGCTGAAGGCCGGTGCACTGAAGCAGTATATGGATGTGCTTTATCTTTCTAAGAATGTGGCTGTTAGTGGAGGTTAGCCCTGTGGTTTTAATAAAACCGTTCTCTAGTTCTAGTGTTTCAGCAGCACCTCCTACCTCAGGGAAGTCACAGTGGTCAAATGAAGCCAGCAAGAAGCACTTGGCAGCCTGTTTGTATTTTCGAGAAGCTAACTCTGCCAAGCCTAAACCCAGGAGAAATGGAACAAAGGTTGGTAggatttataaaaacatataaaagtaACCAACGTGAACATAAAGAACACATTGGTAGTTACCAAAATACAGCCTAAATGAAACAGATCTTCACCATATTGAGTCTATTTCTTTGTAAAACGACAGACCACAGATTTGTCTCTATCATTAAACTTCTTTACAGCATGCTTATATTTAACTATTGACCAAAAACAATACCTAAattgtaaataatgtataaatacacaaaaactgCTCTGAAACTAATACataaaagcctgtttttttttaggaaataacAGACATGTCACAAATGTCATTAACTAGGATAGAAATAAGGTTGTTAGTAAGTATGTAATGTTTTAACTGTTTGAGAGACTGTTAAAAATAACCACAAAGAAATATTACCTGCAGCACACTTCAGTTTGGTTAGAACTGCCTGATTTTGACTGTCTCTTTCTCCCCTTTgctgtaagaaaaaacaaaacaatcacatttctgtttttaaaggacACCAGTTAACAAACTTCTTAGAGAACTGTGTTGACAAAGATATACATTGGAAAACACACATCAGATACTGACCTCTGCTATCTCTGGAGTGGATTCTGCCTTGCTGACGTAGCTAAGAACGTGGGACCAGTTCTGTAGGTAAACGCTAACCTTTGAtaaggaaaatacaaaaatggtTAAAGACTGCCCTCTAGTGTTTGCACACTTAATAATCCAAAGATTCAAAACTAAGCAATCTACATTAGCTCAGGGCAATTTCAATAGAACATTGTTAGAACATGATCCTGCTTATCAGGTTTCGTAgctaattgtttattttacttgttaCACTTGAACAGTTTGTTAAAATCCACAGAGCCATGCAAATGTTTACGTAGTCAGACGAGACTATTATGGCTTAATGATTCAAATGCAAACTTGCTAAAACTGACGTTAGTATAAATCCTGCTACTAGCTTAAATGTTTCTTGAAACCTGGTATATCGAAACACAATGGTTAGACTCACTCAGTACTTTTCACATGTCTCTCTGCAGCTTGCATAGCTGTctttaaacttgtattttaaagtgctttgGGATGATTAGCTAAAGCTCCCTACTGAAATCAAACtgtattgcattttataaaatacagaacCACTGTAAACATACCTTGATAACATTAAGACACATGTTGATAACGTGTTTGGCGCTGGTGCAGTAGTCTCGGGCTCGCGAGTAGCATTTCAAAGCATTACTAAGATCACCGCAGTCTAGATAGTGATCTCCCAGGTCATCATGACCTCTCCTAGGGTTCAAGTTCACACAACAAGAGGTTGAGTTTAAAGAAcaaacagaatgtgtgtgtgtgtgtgtgtgtgtctatatatatatatatatatatatatatatatatatatatattattatatgtatttattaattttgttttctttaaaagaacaGTAACTTCTGTCCAATTACAAGTAGTGTTTTGGTAAATCAAAAATACAAGGTAAACGATATGGATTTAGTCTCAACCTAGACGGCTGCGTGATTTACAGCGTCTGAAACTGAAAGCGGGGGGTATTATGTAAAAGAGTAATTACCCAGATCTTAAACTAGAAAAATAGTAATATTCAGTTTAACAGTTTATGGAGGCGTTTCAAATGTGCTGGCACTTAAGGAAAAATAAACATGGATTACCTGATGCTCTCTTTAATCGAGTTTCCCTTGTAGTTCTTCAGGTCTGTATCCAGTTTCTCCAGTTTCAGCAGAGCTTTTTTCCTGGTAGACTCTGCCCAGGCTGTGTCGAGGGGGGGAGGTTCGATCCCACCTTCAGGGACTGCGTCTGGAACCCCCTGCACATccctaaaacacaaccataaACAGGGCTGCTTCAACCACTCACAGCCCATCACACACTCATGTATGGCATTGCAGTCCAGCATTTTCAATACAAGTACAACTAAGGCAAATCTAAAGTTCTGTAAAGTAGAGAACAGGATTTGTACTTACTCTTGAATAAATTAGACTTGTaccttaaatattattaattttttttttacaatgttaatgAATCAACTGAAAGCAAGACTTCATATACGCTACATTTTGGAATCAGGGAAAACTGCCAGATTTtgctatttaaattttttttttttttggagaaatgcTTTTTCGGAAAGGTCTATGTACAAGGCATAAAGAGGATGGCGATTTTCTGCTGTGCATTGTTCATATACCTGGTTGCTCCAGTAAGCTTGCGGTGGACTTCCTCATAGACGTCAACATTGAAGGTTCTTTGGACAAATGATAGTGCCATTTTGAGAGCTTCAACACGGAGCTGAGGGCAGTGGTCAGCAATGAACTGCAGTCTCTCAATTCTCATTAGACCACTGTAGTTGGAGGCATACTGCTCCAGATCCTGAAACAACAAagacaacaaaaacatattcttAAAATTCAACACAGGATCACATTGTTACTGTTCAGCACTGCAGGTAAGGACAACTCCATAAACAAATGTGTTGGTTAAAGACTGAATAACTCATCTGCTTCCAAATATCactttgtttgacaaaaaaaacaaaaacaacatgtgcTTGAATCATGCGGTAAGCTTTGTTATGTTGCATAGCACATTTAGCAATTTCAGCTTTATtagatacatttattaaatatcctGTGGCCTCTAGGGTATTTCTTATTAAACACAGGTTTGACCtattataattacagtaaagCCTGACAAAGGGTTAAATTGCTACTGCATGCTACATGAGACTTATCTGCTGCTTGGTCACATGAATCATGCCGTGTAGACTTCTTAAACACACAGAATGATTTCAGGTAATCCACTTGTTCTGGGCACATTGCACTGAAAATGCATTGCTTTAAAAGggacttttcaaaatgtaaaaaccaAATGCCAACGGCTTAGTTGTTCTGATATGAACTGTAATACTTTCAACCAACACCCATTAAGAAAACATCCATGAACATCCACACAAGAGTCTGACTGAAGCAAGCTATATACCAAACTAACTGCAGCCCCTTCAGCAGAAactactatattaaaaaaaaaacacaaaagaaaaaaaaaaaagattatttttacattatcatTATCAGGCAGGGGTAATATGGAACATTGCACAGATCAAATTGTTACTCAATGAGGAAGCAGttcaaaatgcaaagaaaatcGCCATCCAGTTAAAttactacaaagtaaaaaataaagggtggtggtggtgaggGATGTACATAATACGGAAATAATTATGAAAACACCCCAGCAAACCACATTCCAGCAAACTATGCACAGTtaagatttaatttaattgaaagatCAATTTCTGCTTATTTACAGCAGCAGCGATAGTATCATCAATTGTTGGCCAAAAACAAGTCACCCATGGGTTACTGTAAACATGGTGCCTTGTTAATCATAGAGCTCTTGTGACTCAGTGAGTAGCAACATAATGCAGTTTGAAATACCCAATACGTCATGTCAGCAGAAATGCTGTAATCACAATGTGCTCAGACAGGAATATAAGCCCTGCTGttttttctatttcaattttctttttttcagattataAATGTGAGCAAATACATTTCGTAAGCGAGTACACATACCAGAGTTGGATTCTCCACCACATAATTGGAATCAGGTGCATTCTGCTGGTCTTCTTGTGGGTCAGCATCTATTTGCATGGGCTCCACAGCCCCCTAATAAAAGAATAGGccatcagcacacacagtcaTACTTTAGACCAAAATATAGATCCATTACTATTCAATGCTGTTGATGAGTGGCAAGGTAACTAGCAGCTGAAGATGTTAGTCCCAAAGAGTGTGATGGCtttctgataaaaataaaaataaatctacatcTGAGTAACAATACTACTGTAGTGCTGCTCTCTAGTCCTTTACTGTTGCCTTGAGATTAGTACAAAAATTTAAGCTTTCCTTTACTCATAGTAAACTGCTGAATTTAAACAGACTTGACTTCATGTGACAGTTCCTTAATACAAGCCTTGTCTAACAACAAACATACCTTGTTAATGCTTAACAACTACATGCCATGTCCTGgtaactattttaaaaatgaattttagCCCAATTAAGGGTTGACAACTTTGTTGATGAAATTTGTCCCATGGGTTTGTGATGCCTTGTTAACTGTTCCCACACTTCAAAATAATTTTGGTTGGCATTGATAAACTAGAATTAACATTTCACACGTGTAGGTCTCTACTGGTCTGCTGTTCCATGTACCAGATAACAGAATGGTTGCATCAATTCAGAACTGGGCTGTGTCAAGTGTAggggtaaaagaaaaaacaaatcttgcatctgctatttaagaaaaaacaacacaaaacttcTTTCCTAAAAACTACGTATACCTCAAAGAGCAGGGTACATGCAGATAGACTGGTGCTAAGAATGTAGTCTCCTGAGGTGAAGGGAAGTAGGTCTGACCTACTGCTGTGGGGGGTGCAGTAAAGATCTGTCAATGATGAAGAGGCTGAACTTGGTATGGAGCTATCCTTATCCTATCCTGACTGTTCTGCACCCCCCAACCCTGAAACAGAGCTTGCCTgaaaaagggaaataaatcaattatatataaattgcacTTTTAATATATTCTTAACATGCATccacacattttacaaatatacacATTATTCGATTGGTGCCCTCATTGGAATAGTGATCCTCTCCACATCTGGAATTAGCAGAGAATGCAGACAGTTTTTACAAATGCTAGTACAGGAATCCCATCCATGTCTGTATGTCTTTTGCAGATTTGAACATAGTTGTACTCTTACTGTTGCAGAATTGTGTAGCACTAAATAGATTTGAATGTGGAATTCTCCTTCTTCCACTTAAGACACTACCCAACACCTCTGGGTTAAAGTCTGGCCAGTGAACTCAGTGACAAATCATCTGAAAACACTCAACAGCAAACAaacgtttcatattttatttatactcattttgaaacagaaaatgactaTGAATTCAGTTCCAGTACATGAATTTTGACTCCCAAAAAACTGTAGGAGATGATAGGGCTAGTGCAATGGCAGATCTGGACTAAAGGTATAC
This window harbors:
- the gps1 gene encoding COP9 signalosome complex subunit 1 isoform X1, whose translation is MPLPVQVFNFQGAVEPMQIDADPQEDQQNAPDSNYVVENPTLDLEQYASNYSGLMRIERLQFIADHCPQLRVEALKMALSFVQRTFNVDVYEEVHRKLTGATRDVQGVPDAVPEGGIEPPPLDTAWAESTRKKALLKLEKLDTDLKNYKGNSIKESIRRGHDDLGDHYLDCGDLSNALKCYSRARDYCTSAKHVINMCLNVIKVSVYLQNWSHVLSYVSKAESTPEIAEQRGERDSQNQAVLTKLKCAAGLAELASRKYKQAAKCFLLASFDHCDFPELLSPSNVAVYGGMCALATFDRQELQKNVISSSSFKLFLELEPQVRDIIFKFYESKYASCLKMLDEMKDNLLLDMYLAPHVRTLYTQIRNRALIQYFSPYVSADMHMMATAFNTTVVALEDELTQLILEGLINARIDSHSKILYARDVDQRSTTFEKSLQMGKEFQRRAKAMILRAAVLRNQIHVKSPPREGSQGELTPANSQTRMSTNM
- the gps1 gene encoding COP9 signalosome complex subunit 1 isoform X2, with protein sequence MQIDADPQEDQQNAPDSNYVVENPTLDLEQYASNYSGLMRIERLQFIADHCPQLRVEALKMALSFVQRTFNVDVYEEVHRKLTGATRDVQGVPDAVPEGGIEPPPLDTAWAESTRKKALLKLEKLDTDLKNYKGNSIKESIRRGHDDLGDHYLDCGDLSNALKCYSRARDYCTSAKHVINMCLNVIKVSVYLQNWSHVLSYVSKAESTPEIAEQRGERDSQNQAVLTKLKCAAGLAELASRKYKQAAKCFLLASFDHCDFPELLSPSNVAVYGGMCALATFDRQELQKNVISSSSFKLFLELEPQVRDIIFKFYESKYASCLKMLDEMKDNLLLDMYLAPHVRTLYTQIRNRALIQYFSPYVSADMHMMATAFNTTVVALEDELTQLILEGLINARIDSHSKILYARDVDQRSTTFEKSLQMGKEFQRRAKAMILRAAVLRNQIHVKSPPREGSQGELTPANSQTRMSTNM